One stretch of Thermodesulfobacteriota bacterium DNA includes these proteins:
- a CDS encoding AAA family ATPase, with protein sequence MIAEAGLNEPDKALCVLLFLGPTGVGKTETVKALAEAIHGESSAYCRVDMSGFSERHYAASFSGSPPGYIGSRENNTILDKNKIEGRFGKPGILLLDEVEKAHPVVHQTLLQIFDNALLRLSSGTEEIRFTNTIVIMTSNAGSEALKAVADHHESFNQRADRGEKNVGIDWELSRKQIAMEALERTFKPEFINRIDGIIVFKWLSHNDLMRILDIQVHELNKRLRRYHSFHIELTLGAKQFLIKKGFDLKYGARPLKRALRHYLHQPLARLIIEEILPRNSKIVVENAGDQLEFEVIPPETTSLESEPTVLELKR encoded by the coding sequence GCAGAAGCGGGGCTCAATGAACCGGATAAAGCTTTATGCGTTCTTCTATTTCTCGGACCAACTGGAGTGGGAAAAACAGAGACCGTGAAGGCTCTTGCCGAAGCAATACATGGGGAATCCAGTGCATATTGCAGAGTCGATATGAGCGGTTTTTCTGAGAGGCACTATGCGGCATCTTTTTCCGGTTCGCCCCCCGGATATATTGGAAGTAGAGAAAATAATACGATACTAGACAAAAATAAAATTGAAGGAAGATTCGGCAAGCCCGGGATTCTTTTATTAGACGAGGTCGAAAAGGCCCATCCTGTGGTTCATCAAACACTTCTTCAGATCTTTGACAATGCGCTTCTTCGTCTTTCTAGCGGCACGGAAGAAATCCGATTCACAAACACAATTGTAATTATGACGAGTAATGCTGGCTCTGAAGCCTTGAAAGCAGTCGCAGACCATCACGAGTCTTTTAACCAAAGAGCTGACCGTGGTGAAAAAAATGTCGGAATTGACTGGGAGCTTTCACGCAAGCAGATTGCTATGGAGGCACTCGAGCGCACGTTCAAGCCCGAATTTATAAACAGGATAGATGGAATTATAGTTTTTAAATGGCTAAGTCACAATGATCTGATGCGGATTCTTGATATTCAAGTACATGAACTAAATAAACGGCTTCGGAGATACCATAGCTTTCATATTGAGCTTACTCTAGGAGCAAAACAATTTCTCATTAAAAAGGGCTTTGATTTAAAATACGGAGCCCGACCACTAAAAAGAGCTTTACGCCATTACCTACACCAGCCCTTAGCCCGTTTAATTATCGAGGAAATTTTACCACGTAACAGTAAAATAGTAGTCGAAAACGCCGGTGATCAACTTGAATTTGAAGTGATTCCTCCAGAGACTACATCTTTAGAATCAGAACCCACCGTCCTAGAGCTTAAAAGATAA
- a CDS encoding DsbA family protein, translating to MKPKLIVFSDYICPFCFFALKMVEKLQAEYVIEVEWKNYEIHPDIPKNGASKSFLGENYLKTVEENMRLLAELEKLEVKSNSFISNSHLALESSEFAKEKGVFGSFHKKVFEAYFMEGRNIGDKSVILDIAQGLRLDPDDLSSSLDEHRYHGRLLEVRMEKTRLGVIGTPTFIVGKRQLAGLPSYDVLRQFVEPIMKRGE from the coding sequence ATGAAACCTAAACTAATAGTTTTCTCCGACTATATCTGTCCTTTCTGCTTTTTTGCCCTAAAAATGGTAGAGAAATTACAAGCTGAATATGTTATCGAGGTAGAATGGAAAAACTATGAAATTCATCCTGATATACCTAAAAACGGAGCATCAAAATCTTTTCTCGGAGAAAACTACCTAAAGACAGTAGAGGAAAATATGAGGCTACTGGCTGAGTTAGAAAAGCTTGAGGTTAAATCTAATTCATTTATATCCAACTCTCACCTTGCGCTCGAGTCCTCGGAGTTTGCAAAGGAAAAAGGGGTGTTTGGTTCTTTTCACAAAAAGGTTTTTGAAGCTTATTTTATGGAGGGCAGAAACATAGGAGATAAATCGGTGATTTTAGATATTGCTCAAGGACTTAGATTAGATCCTGACGATCTAAGCTCGTCATTGGATGAGCATCGTTACCACGGAAGATTACTAGAAGTTCGAATGGAGAAAACTAGGCTTGGTGTAATCGGTACGCCGACTTTTATCGTAGGTAAAAGACAACTAGCCGGACTCCCAAGCTACGATGTATTGAGACAATTCGTTGAACCCATAATGAAGAGGGGTGAGTGA
- a CDS encoding biotin/lipoyl-containing protein translates to MYPRDLKYTKDHWWIKVENGKARIGITQRVADFLTLITNVEFAKLGDEIKVGDTIGIIESQKTTVDLSSPLSGKVLEVNANLINDPLPLVHDPYRDGWMIVIELSNPKEIDELIDIDEYVKIVEWEKETQKGVGRI, encoded by the coding sequence ATGTATCCAAGGGACCTAAAATACACGAAAGATCACTGGTGGATAAAAGTTGAAAATGGAAAAGCACGTATAGGGATCACTCAGCGAGTTGCTGATTTCTTGACCCTTATCACCAATGTAGAGTTTGCAAAATTAGGTGATGAAATAAAAGTCGGTGACACTATAGGTATAATAGAATCCCAGAAAACAACGGTAGATCTCTCCTCCCCATTGAGTGGTAAGGTTTTAGAAGTAAACGCTAATCTAATCAATGACCCACTCCCTTTAGTACATGACCCATATAGAGATGGCTGGATGATTGTAATTGAGCTATCTAACCCAAAGGAGATTGATGAACTTATAGATATAGATGAGTACGTGAAGATCGTTGAGTGGGAAAAAGAAACACAAAAAGGAGTTGGGAGAATCTAA
- a CDS encoding TonB-dependent receptor, protein MKNLILLFLFLFSADILAEEEETITLEPVVVEEVPVEPPLDYPSAFSTVIDLGDFGGEYNTTSEILSFSPGVVVRDFGGFGQLKTLSIRGSSNDQVVILLDGVRINSPLGGGVDLSTIPIDYVERFEIVRGGASALVGSDAIGGVVNIVTKKTDDPFTNLSFTYGSFNTLSANLSRAQKLGNLSYFFSYTHAQSEGDFKFKSVNNLTLTRINNEFFSESFLGKVEYELNGWTIGFLNEFYYDDKGVPGLGEFQQPDANQKDLRNLTSINISKSGFLRQDIDFDLVLFNRFDWLEFKNPEPTVGIPIDTLSKTFSFGLNPRLTWYAPYNQIVTFATEVRGDILRDEDFDNPKRFTFSSFLSDEINLFDDLLLISPIIRFDLYQTSAEESTTDTGFSPKLGIIFSPLKYVSLKGNVGRSYRAPSFSELFFPEEGFIGGNPNLKPESSFDFDFGLVFSHPRVGFEITYFRNEVDDLILFVFVSAQRIEPLNVGNATEQGIETSLVLRPFDFMELFAGYTFLDGELEDTGAQLPGRPRNKFDFRGVLTYRSFSFFWETHYVDKIPLSPFPDSATTDARTTSDVGGKVEWKNIFVTLEAKNVFNNLDVQDALDFPLPGRTIFFTAGIKF, encoded by the coding sequence ATGAAAAATTTGATCCTGCTGTTCCTCTTCTTATTCTCCGCGGATATCCTTGCGGAAGAGGAAGAGACTATTACGCTTGAGCCGGTGGTTGTCGAAGAAGTACCGGTAGAGCCCCCTCTCGATTACCCTTCCGCTTTTTCAACCGTGATCGACCTCGGTGATTTCGGCGGTGAGTACAACACCACGTCTGAGATTCTTTCTTTCTCCCCGGGTGTAGTGGTGAGAGACTTCGGCGGGTTTGGCCAGCTCAAAACCTTGTCTATTCGCGGTTCATCCAATGACCAGGTGGTAATCCTGCTAGACGGCGTGAGGATAAACAGTCCACTGGGGGGAGGGGTGGATTTATCTACCATTCCCATTGATTACGTGGAGAGATTTGAAATCGTAAGAGGCGGCGCATCGGCCCTGGTAGGCTCTGATGCCATAGGCGGAGTGGTAAACATAGTAACCAAAAAAACAGACGACCCCTTCACCAATTTGTCCTTTACATACGGTTCATTCAACACCCTGAGTGCAAACCTCTCCAGGGCTCAGAAATTAGGAAATCTGAGCTACTTCTTCTCTTATACACACGCCCAGAGTGAAGGCGATTTTAAGTTCAAGTCTGTCAATAACCTGACCCTCACCAGGATAAACAACGAGTTCTTCTCCGAAAGCTTTCTGGGGAAGGTTGAATATGAGCTTAACGGCTGGACGATCGGCTTTCTTAACGAATTTTATTACGACGACAAGGGTGTTCCCGGGCTCGGCGAATTTCAGCAGCCCGATGCGAACCAAAAAGACCTGAGAAACTTAACCAGCATTAACATTTCTAAGAGTGGATTTCTTAGGCAGGACATAGATTTTGACTTGGTCCTGTTCAACAGGTTTGACTGGCTCGAATTCAAAAATCCTGAGCCCACGGTTGGAATCCCTATTGACACCCTCAGCAAGACCTTCAGCTTCGGCTTAAATCCGAGGCTCACCTGGTATGCGCCTTACAACCAGATAGTGACCTTCGCCACGGAGGTGAGGGGAGATATTCTAAGGGATGAGGATTTTGATAACCCTAAAAGGTTTACTTTTAGTTCTTTTCTCAGCGATGAAATCAATCTTTTTGACGACCTCCTTCTCATAAGTCCGATAATACGGTTTGACCTTTACCAAACCTCCGCCGAGGAAAGCACGACCGATACCGGATTCTCGCCGAAACTGGGAATTATATTCTCTCCTCTGAAGTATGTTTCTCTAAAAGGTAATGTTGGAAGGTCTTACAGAGCGCCCAGTTTCAGTGAACTCTTCTTTCCCGAAGAGGGTTTCATCGGCGGAAACCCAAACCTCAAGCCGGAAAGCTCTTTTGATTTTGATTTCGGTCTGGTTTTTTCCCATCCGCGAGTCGGTTTTGAGATTACCTACTTCAGGAACGAGGTTGATGACCTCATTCTTTTCGTTTTCGTCAGCGCGCAGAGGATAGAGCCATTAAACGTAGGAAATGCAACCGAGCAGGGAATCGAGACCAGCCTGGTCTTAAGACCGTTTGATTTTATGGAGCTATTTGCCGGATACACCTTCCTTGACGGTGAGCTCGAGGATACCGGGGCGCAGCTTCCGGGAAGGCCCAGAAACAAGTTTGACTTTCGTGGGGTTTTAACATACCGCTCATTCTCGTTCTTCTGGGAGACACATTATGTAGACAAGATTCCACTTAGTCCATTCCCGGACTCGGCTACCACCGATGCCAGAACCACGAGCGATGTGGGAGGAAAAGTGGAGTGGAAGAATATATTCGTTACGCTCGAAGCAAAAAACGTCTTTAACAACCTGGACGTGCAGGACGCCTTAGACTTCCCGCTTCCGGGAAGGACGATTTTTTTTACGGCAGGAATAAAGTTTTGA
- a CDS encoding cobalamin-binding protein: MRICSFLPSTTEIVYALGLGDNLVGVTHECDYPPEAASKSRVIMSLINPEELSSLEIDRLVSENHKAGKSTYIVEEEALRKANPDIILTQGLCDVCAVSGNEVIEAVKVLGHNPQIISLAPSTIGEILETILIIGEATQKKEQARELVDKLKSRIERVRSLLAAEKDRPRVFCMEWLDPPYVAGHWVPEMVEIAGGDCVAGKPGKPSFRVSWEEILNHAPQVIVLMPCGFGIDKTLEEVDVLTSVDFWYKIPAVRKGHVYLVDANSYFSRSGPRVVDGLEIMARILHPEVVDFEIPKDSVLNLRNHIFLESFLG, encoded by the coding sequence ATGCGAATCTGCTCCTTCCTTCCAAGCACGACGGAGATTGTTTACGCGCTGGGGCTTGGGGACAACCTGGTAGGGGTGACTCATGAATGCGATTACCCTCCCGAAGCGGCCAGTAAATCCAGGGTAATAATGAGCCTTATCAACCCGGAGGAGCTTTCCAGCCTGGAAATAGACAGATTGGTAAGTGAAAACCATAAAGCCGGAAAGAGCACCTACATCGTGGAAGAAGAGGCTCTTCGGAAGGCTAACCCGGATATAATCCTTACTCAAGGGCTTTGCGATGTTTGTGCCGTCTCCGGGAACGAAGTCATAGAGGCAGTGAAGGTTCTTGGACACAACCCTCAAATAATTTCTCTGGCACCGAGTACCATTGGTGAAATCTTGGAAACAATCTTGATTATCGGAGAAGCGACTCAAAAGAAGGAGCAGGCAAGGGAGTTGGTGGACAAGCTCAAATCCAGGATAGAAAGGGTCAGGTCGTTGCTTGCGGCGGAGAAAGATCGTCCCCGGGTTTTCTGCATGGAATGGCTCGACCCGCCTTATGTGGCCGGGCACTGGGTTCCGGAGATGGTGGAGATTGCCGGCGGTGATTGTGTGGCCGGGAAACCGGGGAAGCCCTCTTTCCGGGTTTCCTGGGAAGAGATTTTAAACCATGCCCCACAGGTCATAGTTCTCATGCCATGCGGTTTTGGTATAGATAAAACCCTCGAGGAGGTGGACGTCTTAACCTCGGTCGATTTCTGGTACAAGATTCCCGCGGTTAGAAAGGGGCACGTTTATTTAGTGGATGCAAACTCCTACTTCTCCAGGTCAGGACCAAGGGTGGTAGATGGGCTGGAGATAATGGCCAGGATACTCCATCCGGAGGTAGTTGATTTTGAAATTCCCAAGGATTCGGTGCTTAACCTAAGAAACCACATTTTCCTTGAGTCTTTTTTGGGATGA
- a CDS encoding DUF1152 domain-containing protein translates to MDIAQAENIMVSENRSLESILKKSKRAIIIGIGGGGDIVGTIPTARLLDMFGIDCILGGLPWERSVFDPIPGPRVFGEIKNLRPLNDTVWFANKDTVTATGVRFAETEMAEIYEKEMLLVDITKGVVGVVKGLDKAMSELNADLLIGIDVGGDSIGFGDEKGLASPLADAIMTTSLSELSGKYDTLLGLFGYGSDGELTPDELERSLSLISREGGFLGAWGITTEILREMEMVISKIPTEASRIPVECAKGERGEKYIRSETRKVYLSTASTVTFYLSPVVVVEKVSKPARLVLGSKSLDEANEALHSIGLFTELDLERERERSGAKN, encoded by the coding sequence ATGGACATTGCTCAAGCTGAAAATATTATGGTATCGGAAAACCGGTCTTTAGAAAGCATTTTAAAAAAATCAAAAAGGGCGATCATCATAGGAATAGGGGGAGGCGGGGATATCGTGGGAACGATCCCCACGGCCAGGCTACTCGATATGTTCGGGATAGATTGCATCCTCGGCGGTCTTCCCTGGGAAAGGTCTGTTTTTGACCCCATTCCCGGTCCCAGAGTCTTTGGTGAAATCAAAAATCTTCGCCCATTGAATGATACCGTTTGGTTTGCTAATAAAGACACTGTAACCGCCACCGGGGTCAGATTCGCCGAGACGGAAATGGCCGAGATATACGAAAAAGAAATGCTACTGGTTGACATAACGAAAGGGGTTGTGGGTGTGGTAAAGGGGTTAGATAAGGCGATGTCGGAATTGAATGCGGATCTCTTAATCGGCATAGATGTGGGCGGTGATTCAATCGGATTCGGGGATGAAAAAGGACTAGCCAGCCCGCTTGCAGACGCTATAATGACTACCTCCCTTTCCGAGCTGAGCGGAAAATACGACACTCTCCTCGGCCTATTCGGATATGGCAGTGATGGCGAGCTTACTCCGGATGAATTAGAAAGGTCGTTAAGCTTGATTTCAAGAGAGGGGGGATTTCTTGGAGCTTGGGGAATTACCACTGAAATTCTTCGGGAGATGGAGATGGTGATATCAAAAATTCCGACCGAGGCAAGCAGAATTCCGGTTGAATGTGCAAAGGGGGAGAGGGGAGAAAAGTACATCCGCAGTGAGACTAGGAAGGTTTATCTCTCCACAGCATCCACGGTTACGTTTTATTTATCTCCAGTTGTGGTTGTGGAAAAGGTGTCAAAACCGGCGAGACTGGTTTTGGGCTCTAAGTCCTTGGATGAAGCCAACGAAGCCCTTCATTCCATCGGTCTCTTTACGGAGCTGG